From Desulfotignum phosphitoxidans DSM 13687, one genomic window encodes:
- a CDS encoding protein-L-isoaspartate(D-aspartate) O-methyltransferase, giving the protein MNDEPKKFARWRQDMVERQIIARGVSDPLVIKAMTTVPRHLFVSEAMMDTAYGDFPLPIGEGQTISQPYIIAEMTQSLGLKGSERVLEIGTGSGYQAAILAHIAYKVYTIERNPVLYRQTRQLFDRLKIHNIVTRYSDGTQGWKEQGPFDAIMVTAGGNQIPPPLVEQLAPGGRLVMPVGGHFTQDLIKLTRTDTGFHQENLGGCRFVKLIGQHGWNE; this is encoded by the coding sequence ATGAATGACGAGCCCAAAAAATTCGCCCGGTGGCGCCAGGACATGGTGGAACGCCAGATCATTGCCAGAGGCGTATCCGATCCTTTGGTCATCAAAGCCATGACCACGGTTCCCCGGCATCTGTTCGTGAGCGAAGCCATGATGGACACAGCTTATGGGGATTTTCCCCTGCCCATCGGCGAGGGTCAGACCATTTCCCAGCCCTATATTATTGCTGAAATGACCCAGAGCTTAGGCTTGAAAGGATCGGAGCGGGTCCTGGAGATCGGCACGGGTTCCGGGTATCAGGCCGCCATCCTGGCCCACATTGCTTATAAAGTCTACACCATTGAGCGGAATCCGGTTCTGTACCGCCAGACCCGGCAGCTGTTTGACCGGCTGAAAATCCACAACATCGTGACAAGGTATTCCGACGGCACCCAGGGATGGAAAGAACAAGGTCCGTTTGACGCCATCATGGTGACGGCCGGAGGCAACCAGATCCCGCCGCCGCTGGTGGAACAACTGGCCCCGGGCGGGCGTCTGGTCATGCCCGTGGGCGGGCATTTCACCCAGGATTTGATCAAACTTACCCGAACCGATACCGGCTTTCACCAGGAGAACCTGGGGGGATGCCGGTTTGTCAAACTCATCGGCCAGCACGGTTGGAATGAATAA
- a CDS encoding dienelactone hydrolase family protein produces MGKIFFATSGNAKKRTAPEQPLKTMNLLIVSDIFGRTKALDDLADYFDDKKIQTEILDPYHRRYMDFENEDQAYREFHAETGLGNYINLLRQKLLGKKPEKTVILGFSVGASAIWAVSHHIEAEPFKGICFYSSQIRNSLEIKPKIKIELYFAKAEPAYDVDAIISKLEINNNVTCFKTKFMHGFMNERSKNFNEDGFLKYREIIKTSIARHLTGSVDVG; encoded by the coding sequence TTGGGAAAAATCTTTTTCGCTACTTCAGGGAACGCCAAAAAGCGCACCGCCCCTGAGCAGCCTCTTAAAACCATGAATCTTCTCATAGTTTCCGACATATTTGGTAGAACAAAAGCCCTGGATGATCTTGCCGATTATTTTGATGATAAAAAGATCCAGACTGAAATACTGGATCCATATCACCGGCGGTATATGGATTTTGAAAATGAAGATCAGGCTTACCGCGAATTTCATGCGGAAACCGGCCTTGGGAATTATATCAATCTGCTGAGACAGAAGCTTTTAGGCAAAAAGCCGGAAAAAACAGTGATTCTGGGCTTCAGTGTTGGCGCGTCCGCCATATGGGCGGTTTCACATCATATTGAAGCAGAACCGTTCAAAGGTATCTGTTTTTACAGTTCCCAGATTCGGAACTCTCTGGAAATAAAACCAAAGATAAAGATTGAGTTATATTTTGCAAAGGCAGAGCCTGCATATGATGTTGATGCGATAATTTCAAAATTAGAGATCAATAATAACGTGACATGTTTTAAGACAAAATTCATGCATGGTTTTATGAATGAGCGATCTAAAAATTTCAATGAGGATGGCTTTTTAAAATACAGGGAAATCATAAAAACCAGCATCGCCCGCCATTTGACCGGGTCCGTTGATGTCGGATAG
- the coaD gene encoding pantetheine-phosphate adenylyltransferase — MKKKRLPQNRIAIYPGSFDPLTNGHMDVIQRALEIFDEVIVAILRNPTKKYLFSIEERLEMMQQSFNGNAALKVDAFDGLLVDYARMKHAVAIIRGMRAISDFENEFQMALMNRKLHKDVQSVFLMTGFRWIFTSSSIIKEAAQFGADISDMVPEPVKLKLLEKFPRKEPPGHPQAEKKDSR; from the coding sequence ATGAAAAAAAAACGGCTTCCCCAAAACAGAATCGCCATTTACCCCGGATCATTCGATCCTTTGACCAATGGACATATGGATGTGATCCAGCGGGCCCTGGAAATTTTTGATGAAGTGATTGTGGCCATCCTCAGAAACCCCACCAAAAAATACCTGTTTTCCATTGAAGAGCGCCTGGAAATGATGCAGCAGAGTTTTAACGGCAACGCCGCGTTGAAAGTGGATGCCTTTGACGGGCTGCTGGTGGACTATGCCAGAATGAAACATGCCGTGGCGATCATCCGGGGCATGCGGGCCATCTCTGATTTTGAAAACGAATTCCAGATGGCGCTGATGAACCGAAAGCTGCACAAAGATGTGCAGTCCGTGTTTCTGATGACCGGATTCCGATGGATTTTTACCTCTTCTTCCATCATCAAGGAAGCGGCCCAGTTCGGGGCTGATATTTCCGATATGGTCCCGGAACCCGTCAAACTGAAACTTCTGGAAAAATTCCCCAGGAAAGAACCCCCCGGCCACCCACAGGCCGAAAAAAAGGACTCCCGATAG
- a CDS encoding histone deacetylase family protein: MLKALHKTGLVFFPAFDWAIDPTHPEREERLLYTQDQVTEEGIFDIPGIIEYKPMLATAEDIRRAQFCVPDEAAITTESHLISAGGAKVIADAVMNKEVKNGFALIRPPGHHSMRVSHGGRGFCHINIEAIMVEYIRSRYGVKRIAIVDTDCHHGDGTDNIFWHDPDVLFISLHQDGRTMFPGTGFPGELGGPNAKGSNLNIPLPPGTSTEGYLYVINHCVLPVLNEFKPDLVINSAGQDNHYTDPLTNMNFCAQGYAELTTLLKPDIAVLEGGYAIEGALPYVNLGIILAMAGIDYTGVVEPDYNPEKLKQSVSITDKIKKTTAQINKYWSQRFQMREDAGKPGEIQIRHKEIFYDTDNIFERQKERVRICKDCGGCFEIDSQATPGFHILGVHIPINACPACIEKGYEFFDKSVENKYHHVFLMDRPKGNYHIK; encoded by the coding sequence ATGTTAAAAGCTTTGCATAAAACCGGACTGGTATTTTTCCCCGCCTTTGACTGGGCCATCGATCCCACCCATCCGGAACGGGAAGAGCGGCTGTTATACACCCAGGATCAGGTGACCGAAGAAGGAATCTTTGACATTCCGGGGATCATTGAATACAAGCCCATGCTGGCCACGGCCGAAGATATCCGGCGGGCCCAGTTCTGCGTCCCGGATGAAGCGGCCATCACCACGGAATCCCATCTCATCAGCGCGGGCGGGGCCAAGGTGATTGCCGATGCCGTCATGAACAAGGAAGTCAAAAACGGATTCGCCCTGATCCGGCCGCCGGGACATCATTCCATGCGGGTCTCCCACGGGGGCCGTGGGTTCTGCCACATCAACATCGAAGCCATCATGGTGGAATACATCCGGAGCCGCTATGGGGTCAAGCGCATTGCCATCGTGGACACCGACTGCCACCACGGGGACGGCACGGACAACATTTTCTGGCATGATCCGGATGTGCTGTTCATCTCCCTGCACCAGGACGGCCGGACCATGTTTCCGGGCACGGGATTTCCCGGAGAACTGGGAGGTCCCAATGCCAAGGGCAGCAACCTGAACATTCCTCTGCCGCCGGGCACCTCCACTGAAGGATACCTGTATGTGATCAACCACTGCGTGCTGCCGGTGCTCAATGAATTCAAACCGGATCTGGTGATCAACTCCGCCGGTCAGGACAACCATTACACAGATCCATTGACCAACATGAACTTCTGCGCCCAGGGGTATGCCGAGCTCACGACCCTGCTCAAACCCGATATTGCCGTGCTGGAAGGCGGATATGCCATTGAAGGCGCATTGCCCTATGTCAATTTAGGCATCATCCTGGCCATGGCCGGCATTGACTATACCGGGGTGGTGGAACCGGACTACAACCCGGAAAAACTCAAGCAGTCCGTGAGCATTACCGATAAAATCAAGAAAACCACGGCACAGATCAACAAATACTGGTCCCAGCGGTTTCAGATGCGGGAGGATGCAGGGAAACCCGGAGAGATCCAGATCCGCCACAAAGAGATCTTCTATGATACCGACAATATTTTCGAACGCCAGAAGGAACGGGTCCGGATCTGCAAAGACTGCGGCGGCTGTTTTGAAATCGACTCCCAGGCCACCCCGGGGTTTCACATCCTGGGTGTCCACATTCCCATCAACGCCTGTCCCGCCTGTATTGAAAAAGGATATGAATTTTTCGACAAATCTGTGGAAAATAAATATCACCATGTTTTTCTGATGGACCGGCCCAAAGGCAATTACCACATCAAATAG
- the serS gene encoding serine--tRNA ligase: MLDLKYIINHLDTVQKGMEKRNAPIDFSALFQNEEKRKKLLLEIEQLRHQRNVVSDDIAKMKRAGQDAQPRIQEMRTVSETIKNLDQDLAEVETAIHSFLITLPNLPHDDVPKGRDDTENRLERTYGTPRQFDFAVQDHADIGENLGILDLGRAAKLAGSRFPLYMGSGARLERALINFMLDIHTREHGYKETLPPFIVNRATMTGTGQLPKFEEDLFKLEGLDYFLIPTSEVPMTNIYAGEILSEADLPCKFTAYTPCFRSEAGSYGRDTKGLIRQHQFNKVEMVKITTPESSFDELESMLANAETILQRLELPYQVLTLCTGDLGFSATKTYDIEVWMPGQDKYREISSCSNCLDFQARRANIRFKRENAKKPEFCHTLNGSGLAVGRTFAAILENYQQPDGTVTIPEALIPYMGGQKTIQNEN, translated from the coding sequence ATGCTGGATTTAAAATATATTATCAACCATCTGGACACGGTGCAGAAAGGGATGGAAAAACGGAATGCCCCCATTGACTTTTCAGCCCTTTTTCAAAACGAAGAAAAAAGAAAAAAACTGCTGCTGGAAATTGAGCAGTTGCGCCATCAGCGCAATGTGGTGTCCGATGACATTGCAAAAATGAAACGGGCCGGCCAGGATGCCCAGCCCCGCATCCAAGAGATGCGCACCGTGTCCGAAACCATAAAAAATCTGGACCAGGACCTGGCGGAAGTGGAAACCGCCATCCATTCCTTTTTGATCACCCTGCCCAACCTGCCCCATGACGATGTGCCCAAAGGCCGAGACGATACGGAAAACCGGCTGGAAAGAACCTATGGCACGCCCCGGCAATTTGACTTTGCTGTTCAGGATCATGCCGACATTGGCGAAAACTTAGGGATTCTGGATCTGGGCCGGGCCGCCAAACTGGCGGGTTCGCGATTCCCGCTGTACATGGGATCCGGCGCGCGTCTGGAACGGGCGTTGATCAATTTCATGCTGGACATTCATACCCGGGAACACGGGTATAAGGAAACCCTGCCCCCGTTTATCGTGAACCGCGCCACCATGACCGGCACGGGCCAGCTGCCCAAGTTCGAGGAAGACCTGTTCAAACTGGAAGGGCTGGACTATTTTCTGATTCCCACATCCGAAGTGCCCATGACCAATATCTATGCCGGAGAAATTCTTTCGGAAGCGGATCTGCCCTGTAAATTTACCGCGTACACCCCCTGTTTCCGGTCCGAGGCCGGTTCCTACGGCCGGGATACCAAAGGGCTGATCCGGCAGCACCAGTTCAACAAAGTGGAAATGGTGAAAATCACCACCCCGGAATCTTCATTTGACGAGCTGGAATCCATGCTGGCCAATGCCGAGACCATTCTTCAGCGCCTGGAACTTCCCTATCAGGTTCTGACGCTGTGCACCGGAGATTTGGGTTTTTCCGCCACCAAAACCTATGATATCGAGGTGTGGATGCCGGGACAGGACAAATACAGAGAGATCTCCTCTTGCAGCAACTGCCTGGATTTTCAGGCGCGCCGGGCCAATATCCGCTTTAAGCGGGAAAATGCCAAAAAACCCGAATTCTGCCATACCCTGAACGGGTCCGGCCTGGCCGTGGGCAGAACCTTTGCCGCCATTCTTGAAAACTATCAGCAGCCCGACGGCACGGTCACCATTCCCGAAGCGCTCATCCCTTACATGGGAGGTCAAAAAACGATCCAAAATGAAAACTGA
- a CDS encoding selenium metabolism-associated LysR family transcriptional regulator, which translates to MDLWQLKIFVTVVKEQSFSKASDIIHLSQPTVSSHIKELEKYFQCRLLDRLGKKTEPTRAGWILFDHAQKMLALKDTTESALQDFMGCTKGPLIIGGSTIPAGYVLPGLMGPFFKAFPDVSVRLVSGDTHQIIEDVKNGRVDLGVVGARTRDTAIAQETLLADEMKLIIPADHSWAHRSAIDFCELADEPFIAREPGSGTWQSISKTITEAGFDPKQLNVKMTMGSSISVIQGIVNKVGISILSTAAVADDIAAGRLAALSVNNLPLNRFFYLTLAKNRTQSPVCQKFITFAKQQLSKT; encoded by the coding sequence ATGGATCTCTGGCAGCTTAAAATATTTGTCACCGTGGTCAAGGAACAGAGCTTTTCAAAAGCGTCCGACATCATCCACCTGTCTCAGCCCACGGTGTCCAGCCATATCAAGGAACTGGAAAAATATTTTCAATGCCGGCTTCTGGACCGGCTGGGAAAAAAAACAGAACCCACCCGGGCCGGCTGGATTCTGTTTGATCATGCCCAGAAGATGCTGGCACTCAAGGACACCACGGAATCGGCTTTGCAGGATTTTATGGGTTGCACCAAAGGCCCTTTGATCATCGGCGGCAGCACCATCCCGGCCGGATATGTGCTGCCCGGACTGATGGGGCCTTTTTTCAAAGCATTTCCGGATGTATCGGTCCGCCTTGTCAGCGGTGATACCCATCAAATTATCGAAGATGTCAAAAACGGCCGGGTGGACTTAGGCGTGGTGGGGGCTCGAACCCGGGATACGGCCATTGCCCAGGAAACGCTTCTGGCGGACGAAATGAAACTCATCATACCGGCGGATCATTCATGGGCCCACCGGTCTGCCATCGATTTTTGTGAACTGGCCGACGAACCTTTCATCGCCAGAGAACCCGGTTCCGGTACCTGGCAATCCATCAGTAAAACCATCACCGAGGCGGGGTTTGACCCCAAACAACTGAACGTCAAAATGACCATGGGATCCAGCATTTCCGTGATTCAGGGGATTGTCAACAAGGTGGGAATTTCCATTCTTTCCACGGCAGCCGTGGCAGACGATATTGCCGCAGGGCGGCTGGCAGCGCTTTCAGTGAACAATCTGCCGCTGAACCGGTTTTTCTACCTGACTCTGGCAAAAAATCGGACCCAATCCCCTGTCTGCCAAAAATTCATCACTTTTGCCAAACAACAATTATCAAAAACCTGA
- a CDS encoding DUF368 domain-containing protein — MNNIKDLLMGVCLGAANIIPGVSGGTFLLIFNIYERVFNIINCISRPLLVQAAGLAGRWLRHPLQKHTFGAVTSFCKENDFAFLFKLIAGAIIAIVGLSTVMKHLLTHYFSLTYAFFFGLILVSILIPIRLIPRFKIYLLGFACLGAALTVMVYVQVNPYDRMKHKSDFYQTVYESRIHAQTDRPDNGAAPPALPGAGAEYLYAALCGAVSISAMVLPGISGSLVLILMGAYYDVLSAISALPFFRVEAILYLGCFGLGILVGGLLFARLISFVLKAYYDATMAFLLGLMLGSLWALWPFKQVAVLHTQYVRENSIVTRLEDVVVYTNVNVVPAMDGQVGWAVVLFLAGCGIMYGFVRVQETKAA; from the coding sequence ATGAATAATATCAAAGATCTGCTCATGGGGGTCTGCCTGGGGGCTGCCAATATCATTCCCGGGGTTTCCGGGGGCACGTTTCTGCTGATTTTCAATATTTATGAGCGGGTATTTAACATCATCAACTGCATCTCCCGGCCGTTGCTGGTTCAGGCCGCCGGCCTGGCCGGCCGATGGCTCCGGCATCCTTTGCAGAAACACACGTTTGGGGCCGTCACCTCGTTTTGTAAAGAAAATGATTTTGCCTTTCTGTTCAAGCTGATTGCCGGCGCTATCATTGCCATTGTCGGGCTTTCCACCGTGATGAAACATTTACTGACCCATTATTTTTCCTTGACCTATGCCTTTTTTTTCGGCCTGATCCTGGTGTCGATTCTGATTCCCATCCGGCTGATCCCGCGGTTTAAAATTTATTTGCTGGGTTTTGCCTGTTTAGGCGCGGCCCTGACGGTGATGGTGTATGTTCAGGTCAATCCCTATGACCGGATGAAACACAAATCTGATTTTTATCAGACGGTTTATGAAAGCCGGATCCACGCACAAACGGACCGGCCGGACAATGGGGCGGCCCCGCCTGCATTGCCGGGGGCCGGCGCCGAGTATCTGTATGCGGCCCTGTGCGGGGCGGTTTCCATTTCCGCCATGGTGCTGCCCGGTATCAGCGGGTCCCTGGTTTTGATTCTGATGGGCGCGTATTATGATGTGCTGTCCGCCATATCGGCCCTGCCGTTTTTCCGTGTGGAGGCGATTCTGTATCTGGGATGCTTCGGCCTGGGAATCCTGGTGGGCGGGCTTTTGTTTGCAAGGCTGATCAGTTTTGTGCTCAAGGCGTATTATGATGCCACCATGGCGTTTCTGCTGGGGCTGATGCTGGGATCCCTGTGGGCATTGTGGCCGTTCAAGCAGGTGGCCGTGCTACACACCCAGTATGTCCGGGAAAACAGCATCGTGACCCGGCTGGAAGACGTGGTTGTGTACACCAATGTCAATGTGGTGCCGGCCATGGATGGTCAGGTGGGATGGGCCGTGGTCCTGTTTCTGGCCGGGTGCGGCATCATGTATGGATTTGTGCGGGTTCAGGAAACAAAGGCGGCATAA
- a CDS encoding hydantoinase/oxoprolinase family protein has translation MIIGLDVGGTHTYAVLLSNQGVEKSVKVTTNHADLFSTVLSGFTQLLESIDPSQIERAVISTTLTTNAIIQQTMEPVGMIVSAGPGIDPEFFRTGEHYYAVSGSINHRGREKASVNEMQIQDIAKKMVDAGIEYVGVVSKFCVRNPSHEILIKRMLNKYFKKIFLGHHVSGNLNFPRRIATTHLNAAVFSLHKSFFEAVKKSLTEKGLTVPIQILKADGGTMSLEASMHFPGQTVLSGPAASIMGAIPYAPEGQDAIVLDIGGTTTDIAFLVDKAPLLEPVGIQRGSYKSLIRSLRTDSKGIGGDSTLRVKDGNLTIGPDRQGPAMAFGGPLPTPTDAMVVLNVMDTGDREKATAGIETIARQLGLSIEEAAEKIFKTCCTIILKKTFEMIDQINSQPVYTVHDFLEGYKLSPQKILVLGGPAPFFAQKIEDLYQIDTLAVPNSPVANAVGAALARTTCEVSLYADTEQGIVTAHEEDFAEPISKTFSEDDLMETAYTLLKEKAINSGADPENLEEVEVVEFQKFNIIRNFSPRGKIFRTKMQLKPGLIKGYETVLH, from the coding sequence ATGATAATAGGTTTGGATGTTGGCGGCACTCACACATATGCGGTTCTTTTGAGCAACCAGGGTGTTGAAAAAAGTGTCAAGGTTACCACAAACCATGCGGATCTTTTCAGTACGGTTCTTTCGGGGTTCACTCAGCTGCTTGAATCCATTGATCCCTCTCAGATTGAGCGTGCGGTCATTTCCACCACCTTGACCACCAACGCCATCATCCAGCAGACCATGGAGCCGGTGGGGATGATTGTGTCGGCCGGTCCCGGCATTGATCCGGAATTTTTCCGCACGGGAGAGCATTATTATGCCGTGTCCGGATCCATCAACCACCGGGGACGGGAAAAAGCTTCGGTCAATGAGATGCAGATTCAGGATATCGCCAAAAAAATGGTGGATGCCGGGATTGAATATGTGGGCGTGGTCAGTAAATTCTGCGTCAGAAACCCGTCCCATGAAATTCTGATCAAACGGATGCTCAACAAATATTTTAAAAAAATCTTTTTAGGCCACCATGTATCCGGCAACCTGAACTTTCCCCGGCGGATCGCCACCACCCATCTGAACGCTGCCGTGTTTTCCCTTCATAAATCGTTTTTCGAGGCCGTGAAAAAAAGTCTGACTGAAAAAGGGTTGACCGTTCCTATCCAGATTTTAAAAGCGGATGGGGGCACCATGAGCCTGGAGGCATCCATGCACTTTCCCGGACAAACCGTGTTGTCCGGTCCGGCTGCCAGCATCATGGGAGCCATTCCTTACGCCCCGGAGGGACAGGATGCCATTGTGCTGGATATCGGCGGAACCACCACAGACATTGCGTTTCTGGTGGACAAAGCCCCATTGCTTGAACCCGTGGGGATTCAGCGGGGCAGTTACAAAAGCCTGATCCGGTCTCTGCGCACCGATTCCAAAGGGATCGGCGGTGACAGCACCTTGCGTGTCAAGGACGGCAATCTGACCATCGGACCGGACCGCCAGGGACCGGCCATGGCGTTCGGAGGCCCTTTGCCCACGCCCACAGACGCCATGGTGGTGTTGAACGTCATGGATACCGGGGACCGGGAAAAGGCAACCGCCGGAATTGAAACCATTGCCCGGCAACTGGGCCTTTCGATTGAAGAGGCTGCTGAAAAGATATTTAAAACCTGCTGTACCATCATCTTGAAGAAAACCTTTGAAATGATCGATCAGATCAATTCCCAGCCCGTGTATACCGTGCACGATTTTCTGGAAGGCTATAAACTGAGCCCGCAGAAAATCCTGGTTCTGGGGGGACCGGCCCCGTTCTTCGCCCAAAAAATCGAAGACCTCTATCAGATCGATACCCTGGCCGTTCCCAACTCACCCGTGGCCAATGCCGTGGGCGCGGCCCTGGCCCGGACCACCTGTGAAGTCTCTTTGTACGCGGACACGGAACAAGGCATTGTCACGGCCCATGAAGAAGATTTTGCCGAGCCCATCTCCAAAACCTTTTCAGAAGATGATCTCATGGAAACCGCCTACACCCTGCTTAAGGAAAAAGCCATCAATTCCGGGGCTGATCCTGAAAACCTGGAAGAGGTGGAAGTGGTGGAATTCCAGAAATTCAATATCATCCGGAATTTTTCACCCCGGGGAAAGATCTTCCGCACCAAAATGCAACTCAAACCCGGCCTGATCAAAGGCTATGAAACGGTCTTACATTGA
- a CDS encoding 5-formyltetrahydrofolate cyclo-ligase: MEEVKNTSSNILVQVAEKLDEFTKPELEAKYEQIQAKVFEFANFREAQISFMYTSGNDQIPMEPIIRKALQIEKAIVLPVFTDTKNVFNLCKISDYDKDLGLNKNDILEPDTEKCKKVLLDDIDIAFIPGLAFDDKGGRIGLGNNYYTRLITRLPETCRKVSLAFEEQIVEQIQMDSRKHTVDIIITDKRIIYKI, encoded by the coding sequence ATGGAAGAGGTGAAAAACACAAGCAGCAACATACTGGTGCAGGTGGCTGAAAAATTGGATGAATTCACCAAACCCGAGCTGGAAGCCAAATATGAGCAGATTCAGGCCAAAGTGTTTGAATTCGCCAATTTCAGAGAAGCCCAGATTTCTTTCATGTATACATCGGGCAATGATCAGATTCCCATGGAGCCGATCATCCGGAAAGCCCTTCAGATTGAAAAAGCGATTGTTCTCCCGGTTTTTACAGACACGAAAAACGTGTTCAATCTTTGTAAAATATCCGATTATGACAAGGATCTGGGCTTGAACAAAAACGACATTCTGGAGCCGGACACGGAAAAATGCAAGAAAGTCCTTCTGGATGACATTGACATTGCATTTATTCCGGGACTGGCTTTTGATGACAAAGGGGGCCGCATCGGATTGGGCAACAACTATTACACCCGCCTGATCACCCGGCTGCCGGAAACCTGCCGGAAGGTATCCCTTGCCTTTGAAGAGCAGATCGTGGAGCAGATCCAGATGGATTCCAGAAAACACACCGTGGATATCATCATCACAGACAAGCGGATTATCTACAAGATATAA
- the epmA gene encoding EF-P lysine aminoacylase EpmA, with the protein MSRCLQGRNLETRARVIRLIRRFFHDHRYLEVETPVRSPAVIPEAHIDLILSETHFLMASPELYMKRLLARGYPKIFQICKCFRKNERGRFHLPEMTLLEWYGAGDTYLDLMDQCQSLVQYIAQELGMAGRLCYQGETLDLARPFQRLSVHRAFETHAGISCDQALADNRFDDIMGFEIEPGLGRNQPVFLMDYPKSLASLAALHPDNPGLAQRCEFYMAGIELANGFTELTDAHAQRDRFEKENRIRQSLGMPPLPMPDRFLSELKEMPSCAGIALGVDRLVMLFADAPSIDQVVAFTPESC; encoded by the coding sequence ATGTCCCGATGTCTTCAGGGCCGAAATCTTGAGACCCGGGCCCGGGTGATCCGGCTGATCCGCCGTTTTTTCCATGACCATCGCTATCTGGAAGTGGAGACACCCGTCCGGAGTCCGGCCGTTATTCCGGAAGCCCATATCGATTTGATCCTGTCCGAAACCCATTTTCTGATGGCCTCTCCGGAGCTGTATATGAAACGGCTGCTGGCCAGGGGATATCCAAAAATTTTCCAGATCTGCAAATGTTTCAGAAAAAACGAGCGGGGCCGATTTCACCTGCCCGAGATGACCCTGCTGGAATGGTATGGTGCCGGGGATACCTACCTGGATCTCATGGACCAGTGCCAGTCTCTGGTGCAGTATATTGCTCAGGAGCTGGGCATGGCCGGCCGGTTGTGCTATCAGGGGGAGACCCTGGATCTGGCCCGGCCGTTTCAGCGGCTGAGCGTACACCGGGCATTTGAAACCCATGCCGGTATCTCCTGCGACCAGGCCCTGGCTGACAATCGATTCGATGACATCATGGGATTTGAGATCGAACCCGGCCTGGGCCGAAACCAGCCGGTTTTTCTCATGGATTATCCCAAATCCCTGGCCAGTCTGGCGGCCCTGCATCCGGACAATCCCGGCCTGGCCCAAAGATGCGAATTTTATATGGCTGGTATTGAACTGGCCAACGGGTTTACGGAACTGACGGATGCCCATGCCCAGCGGGACCGGTTTGAAAAGGAAAACCGGATCCGGCAAAGCCTTGGCATGCCGCCTTTGCCGATGCCCGACAGGTTTTTGTCCGAACTGAAAGAAATGCCTTCCTGTGCGGGCATTGCTTTGGGCGTGGACCGGCTGGTGATGCTGTTTGCTGATGCCCCGTCCATTGATCAGGTGGTGGCGTTTACCCCTGAATCCTGCTGA
- a CDS encoding uracil-DNA glycosylase family protein, whose translation MNNLDRYRMLADGVPNDVTSIPSEFILHRDGAITVVWAPCDHINCEARIAIIGLTPGWQQAKIVYKSAQKALKDGRSYSDACERAKGQAAFAGTMRRNLVLMLDEIGVAQFLGIDSTVNLFGSPHPDLHTTSALRYPVFHNDKNYKGHAPDPLKNDYLRTMTETLLIEELMALSPALIVPLGKAANKCVQHALSICQANIFLLDNFPHPSGANAHRVRQFNDQKKTLTKMVNTWEKSFSLLQGTPKSAPPLSSLLKP comes from the coding sequence ATGAATAACCTCGATCGTTATAGAATGCTTGCTGATGGTGTGCCGAATGATGTCACCTCTATTCCGTCAGAGTTTATTCTTCACAGGGATGGTGCTATCACTGTGGTGTGGGCTCCATGTGATCATATAAATTGTGAGGCCCGCATTGCTATCATCGGGCTCACTCCTGGCTGGCAACAGGCCAAAATTGTTTACAAATCCGCTCAAAAGGCGTTGAAAGATGGCCGCAGCTATTCAGATGCGTGCGAGCGTGCGAAAGGTCAAGCAGCATTCGCTGGAACTATGCGCAGGAATCTTGTATTGATGCTTGATGAAATTGGTGTTGCGCAGTTTTTGGGAATTGATTCAACAGTTAACCTTTTTGGCAGTCCCCACCCTGACCTCCATACTACATCCGCATTGCGTTACCCGGTCTTTCACAACGATAAGAATTACAAGGGCCATGCTCCAGATCCATTGAAGAATGACTATCTTCGAACGATGACAGAGACTTTGCTCATAGAGGAGCTAATGGCGCTATCTCCAGCACTGATTGTTCCGCTTGGCAAGGCCGCAAATAAATGTGTTCAACATGCACTGTCCATTTGCCAGGCGAACATTTTTCTTCTGGACAATTTCCCACATCCATCAGGGGCAAATGCACACCGTGTACGTCAGTTTAATGACCAGAAGAAAACTCTTACAAAAATGGTTAATACTTGGGAAAAATCTTTTTCGCTACTTCAGGGAACGCCAAAAAGCGCACCGCCCCTGAGCAGCCTCTTAAAACCATGA